Proteins encoded by one window of Lycium barbarum isolate Lr01 chromosome 11, ASM1917538v2, whole genome shotgun sequence:
- the LOC132620170 gene encoding uncharacterized mitochondrial protein AtMg00810-like, with the protein MKDLGPLHFFLGIEVKQFSGGIHLSQSKYAAEPLHKTDMALAKAVHTPLAQKHGLQEATSSPVDVSLYRSIVGSLQYLTLTRPDITHAVNLASQFMQSPNSEHLLGVKIILRFVKGTLKHGLRIISQSSCRLYGYLDADWGGCPTTRRSNTGYSIYLGANYISWASKKQSTVARSSAEAEYRALASTATEMTWITYILHDIGVYIQRVPILYCDNLSALYMTVNPVMHARTKHVEMDYYFVREKVARGQLLTQFVRSRDQLADIHTKALTKQVFTGFRGKLGVAIPPPTSLRGSVEEKNPDIQDIHPDIQDTPDIHDIH; encoded by the coding sequence atgaaggacctTGGTCCTCTTCATTTCTTCTTAGGCATTGAAGTCAAGCAGTTCTCAGGAGGAATTCACTTGAGTCAAAGCAAGTATGCTGCTGAACCTCTGCATAAGACTGACATGGCCCTGGCCAAAGCAGTGCATACACCCCTGGCTCAGAAGCATGGACTACAAGAAGCAACAAGCAGTCCTGTTGATGTCTCTTTGTATAGAAGCATTGTTGGGAGTCTTCAGTATTTAACACTCACCAGGCCTGATATCACTCATGCAGTCAACTTGGCTAGTCAGTTTATGCAGAGTCCAAATAGTGAGCATCTTCTAGGTGTCAAAATAATCCTCAGATTTGTCAAAGGAACTCTAAAGCATGGTCTCAGGATTATCTCACAGTCTTCTTGCAGGTTATATGGTTATTTAGATGCAGATTGGGGAGGTTGTCCAACTACTAGGAGATCAAATACAGGTTACAGCATCTATCTTGGAGCAAACTACATTTCTTGGGCATCCAAGAAGCAATCTACAGTAGCAAGATCGAGTGCTGAAGCTGAATATCGAGCATTAGCATCCACTGCAACTGAGATGACATGGATCACCTACATTCTTCATGATATTGGCGTGTACATCCAAAGGGTTCCTATATTGTACTGTGATAACTTAAGTGCTCTATATATGACTGTTAATCCTGTGATGCATGCCAGGACTAAACATGTTGAAATGGACTACTACTTTGTTAGGGAAAAGGTAGCTAGAGGACAGTTGCTAACACAGTTTGTGAGATCAAGGGATCAGCTAGCTGATATACACACTAAGGCCTTGACAAAGCAAGTGTTTACTGGTTTCCGAGGCAAGCTAGGAGTGGCAATTCCTCCACCCACTAGCTTGAGGGGAAGTGTTGAAGAGAAGAATCCTGATATACAGGATATACATCCTGATATACAGGATACACcagatatacacgatatacattaG
- the LOC132618674 gene encoding phytoene synthase 2, chloroplastic-like → MSVALAQVNVSPCEVSNGTGFLESVREGNRIFGSSRHRNSRFSCLGGSRTKNGRIFSVRSAIVATPGGEMTTMTSEQKVYDVVLKQAALVKRQLRSTDELEVKPDIPIPGNLDLLSEAYDRCSEVCAEYAKTFYLGTLLMTPERRKAIWAIYVWCRRTDELVDGPNASHITPQALDRWEDRLEDVFNGRPFDMLDAALSDTVSNFPVDIQPFRDMIEGMRMDLRKSRYRNFDELYLYCYYVAGTVGLMSVPIMGIDPESKATTESVYNAALALGIANQLTNILRDVGEDARRGRVYLPQDELAQAGLSDEDIFAGRVTDKWRIFMKKQIQRARKFFDEAEKGVTELSGASRWPVWASLLLYRKILDEIEANDYNNFTRRAYVSKPKKFIALPIAYAKSLVPPTSTRTLSPLS, encoded by the exons ATGTCTGTTGCCTTGGCACAGGTTAATGTATCTCCTTGTGAGGTCTCAAATGGGACAGGATTCTTGGAATCCGTCCGGGAGGGAAACCGGATTTTTGGTTCATCGAGGCATAGGAATTCTAGATTTTCTTGCTTAGGAGGATCAAGAACTAAAAATGGACGGATTTTTTCTGTACGGTCTGCTATAGTGGCTACTCCTGGTGGAGAAATGACGACGATGACATCGGAACAAAAGGTATATGATGTGGTTTTGAAGCAGGCAGCCTTGGTGAAGAGGCAGCTGAGATCTACCGACGAGTTAGAAGTGAAGCCGGACATACCTATTCCGGGAAATTTGGACTTGTTGAGTGAAGCATATGATCGGTGTAGTGAAGTATGTGCAGAGTACGCAAAGACGTTTTACTTAG GAACTTTGCTAATGACTCCAGAGAGAAGAAAGGCTATCTGGGCAATATATG TATGGTGCAGAAGAACAGATGAACTTGTTGATGGCCCAAATGCATCACATATTACTCCACAAGCCTTAGATAGATGGGAAGACAGGCTAGAAGATGTTTTCAATGGGCGGCCATTTGACATGCTCGATGCTGCTTTGTCCGATACAGTTTCCAACTTTCCAGTCGATATTCAG CCGTTCAGAGATATGATTGAAGGGATGCGTATGGACTTGAGGAAGTCAAGATACAGAAACTTTGACGAGCTGTATCTCTATTGTTATTATGTTGCTGGTACGGTTGGGTTGATGAGTGTTCCAATTATGGGTATCGATCCTGAATCAAAGGCAACAACGGAGAGTGTATATAATGCTGCTTTGGCTTTGGGGATCGCAAATCAGCTAACCAACATACTCAGAGATGTTGGAGAAGA TGCCAGAAGAGGAAGAGTCTACTTGCCTCAAGATGAATTAGCACAGGCAGGTCTCTCCGACGAAGACATATTTGCTGGAAGAGTGACCGATAAATGGAGAATCTTCATGAAGAAGCAAATCCAGAGAGCAAGAAAGTTCTTTGATGAGGCAGAGAAAGGAGTGACAGAATTGAGCGGAGCTAGTAGATGGCCT GTGTGGGCATCATTGCTCTTGTACCGCAAGATTCTCGATGAAATTGAAGCCAATGACTACAACAACTTCACCAGGAGAGCTTATGTGAGCAAACCAAAGAAGTTTATTGCATTACCCATTGCATATGCAAAATCTCTTGTGCCTCCTACAAGTACAAGAACTCTGTCTCCTCTAAGCTAA